One genomic segment of Mycoplasmopsis agalactiae PG2 includes these proteins:
- a CDS encoding MSC_0620 family F1-like ATPase-associated subunit, translating into MKIKKILLFAKTISPALTAPVALASVSARENLEKRLDGAEGSGNGNSGSNSSNNSGGSNGGNNGSNGASSSSSGKKGVSPQFGSFADKAKKAVDTALKEAVEKVIKFTEAELKKIDLSKPQDGSQGSKETYLEKLEKQVYLKALNKLFKEKKDTLKEAKDYAELGLPVTFPFVISKDKKYDVGTVTYNGKEYKDIKIGKESDRDYSKVIETNNKDSITKSGEEDNIASNPQFEAALNKYTQDLNKSILEMVYNPKEIPKFGKDIFLEDATFNAKEGFTVKHPQNSKSWDDYIVKSIKPKFVDFDLKQNQEFKVIDETQPSPKVNPPNLPDINNKFLVPGKPPTNNETANPLEQSETLLYLEPYANYRYSSSSTSALANLLRNSSGSDKEKIFFFNNPINTRFKYTVNDIDSSGVATVKITDTAKQNSSRTYKIQKNNFSSDPRYMFLFQKQSETLSAKFTQLYKALMLDEKIDYAKLAHNELQLSLFGMVNTATKIVTDQKFVDLWNSIIVKYAERIDTPQSDDDYKSVVSASSEVVIAELIQALSASELNNQPFWNSLVNALLVVESDLREIANHKETRAKIINKFQALKLDFKVLDNTFNLLNDSLLKLRASANNWAKSFQYSKWFDEYTANVADVRENIEFLRDFLEPAVPAEKSEELKKLQDSYTKAINKIKSNKSSVNRAYYAIGGTLLIIGLILSLTNILIFTLKYKNKLNKAIKGAFGISISVSAIVALVGIILILLGLKG; encoded by the coding sequence ATGAAGATTAAAAAAATACTTCTATTTGCTAAAACAATTAGCCCAGCACTTACTGCTCCTGTTGCTTTAGCTTCTGTAAGCGCTAGAGAAAATTTAGAAAAGCGTTTAGATGGTGCTGAGGGCAGTGGAAACGGAAATTCAGGCTCTAACTCAAGCAATAATTCTGGTGGCTCTAATGGTGGCAATAATGGCTCAAATGGTGCAAGCAGTTCATCATCCGGAAAAAAAGGAGTAAGTCCTCAATTTGGCTCTTTTGCTGATAAAGCTAAAAAAGCTGTTGATACAGCATTAAAAGAAGCTGTTGAAAAAGTTATTAAATTTACTGAAGCTGAACTTAAGAAAATTGACTTATCAAAACCACAAGATGGGAGCCAAGGAAGCAAAGAAACTTATTTAGAAAAATTGGAGAAGCAAGTGTACTTAAAGGCTTTAAATAAGCTCTTTAAGGAAAAAAAGGACACTCTAAAAGAAGCTAAAGACTATGCAGAATTAGGACTTCCAGTAACTTTCCCATTTGTTATTTCTAAAGATAAAAAATATGATGTTGGTACTGTAACTTATAATGGTAAAGAATATAAAGATATAAAAATTGGTAAAGAATCTGATCGTGACTATTCTAAAGTTATTGAGACTAATAATAAAGACAGCATAACTAAATCAGGCGAAGAAGACAACATTGCCTCAAATCCACAATTTGAAGCTGCTTTAAATAAATATACTCAAGACTTAAATAAATCAATTTTGGAAATGGTTTACAATCCTAAAGAAATTCCAAAATTTGGTAAAGATATATTTTTAGAAGATGCTACTTTCAATGCTAAAGAAGGTTTTACAGTTAAGCATCCGCAAAATAGCAAAAGCTGAGATGATTACATTGTAAAAAGCATTAAGCCTAAATTTGTTGATTTTGACTTAAAGCAAAATCAAGAGTTTAAAGTGATAGATGAAACTCAGCCTTCACCTAAAGTTAATCCACCTAACTTGCCTGATATTAATAATAAGTTTTTAGTTCCTGGCAAACCTCCTACCAATAATGAGACCGCTAACCCTTTAGAACAGTCAGAAACACTATTATATTTAGAACCATATGCTAATTATAGATATTCAAGTAGTTCAACTAGCGCTTTAGCTAACTTACTTAGAAATTCTAGTGGCTCTGATAAAGAAAAAATATTTTTCTTCAACAATCCTATAAATACAAGATTTAAATATACTGTTAATGATATTGATAGCTCTGGTGTTGCAACTGTTAAAATCACCGATACAGCAAAGCAAAATAGCTCAAGAACATACAAGATTCAAAAAAATAACTTTAGTTCAGATCCAAGATATATGTTTTTATTCCAAAAACAATCTGAAACTCTAAGCGCAAAATTTACACAGCTATATAAGGCCTTGATGCTAGATGAAAAAATTGACTATGCAAAGCTAGCTCATAATGAATTGCAGCTATCACTTTTTGGTATGGTTAATACAGCAACTAAGATAGTAACTGATCAAAAATTTGTGGATCTATGAAACAGTATTATTGTTAAATATGCTGAAAGAATTGATACCCCACAAAGCGATGATGATTATAAAAGTGTTGTGTCTGCTTCAAGTGAAGTTGTAATTGCTGAATTAATTCAAGCTCTAAGCGCTTCTGAATTAAACAATCAGCCATTTTGGAATTCATTAGTTAATGCGCTTTTAGTAGTTGAAAGTGATTTAAGAGAAATAGCTAATCATAAAGAAACTAGAGCAAAAATAATAAATAAGTTTCAAGCCCTTAAATTAGACTTTAAAGTATTAGATAACACATTTAATTTATTAAATGATTCGTTGCTAAAACTAAGAGCATCAGCTAATAACTGAGCTAAAAGTTTTCAATATAGCAAATGATTTGATGAATATACAGCAAATGTAGCTGATGTAAGAGAAAATATTGAATTTTTAAGAGACTTTTTAGAACCTGCAGTGCCTGCTGAGAAGTCTGAAGAGCTTAAAAAATTACAAGATAGTTATACTAAAGCTATTAATAAAATAAAAAGTAATAAAAGCAGTGTTAACAGAGCATATTATGCTATTGGTGGCACGCTATTAATAATAGGACTAATTCTATCACTAACAAATATCTTAATATTTACACTTAAGTATAAAAACAAATTAAATAAAGCAATTAAAGGTGCCTTTGGTATTTCAATTTCAGTTTCAGCTATAGTGGCTCTTGTTGGAATAATTTTAATATTACTAGGACTTAAAGGATAA
- a CDS encoding MSC_0619 family F1-like ATPase alpha subunit, with protein MKANDNINIITNVKSASNDMPRISAVFDYIIEVKGKFNYRQQQVFTSSKNKNARLFLISAFSDTAYLLSNEEGRKLAINDQIVLLNETNEVFTSKEHFGKVIDIYGNAILPVAQAIQKDDSAVSSEIFKLAHDLMKVQRLNEQLYTGINAIDLLIPIGKGQRELIIGDRQTGKTHIALNAIINQAAKGTKCIYVAIGQKRESISRIYNTLNQHNALKNTIIIDAPANSAYEQYLAPYVGMAHAENISATDDALVIFDDLTKHANIFREIALLSNKPVGKEAMPGDMFFAHSQLLERAGSYKGKKTITALPIIQTVDGDITSLIASNVISITDGQIVTSAKLFAKGILPAIDIDFSVSRTGSSVQDRTIAKVAGVINKIYRKYKRHLKLSMLDYELNKEVSNLMYKGKMVDKLFAQRGYSLYSYNFVLMMSKIIQWSLIKNVKDEQKALMFIDEFINNYADGKKQFEIMKSNTTYDDEIMKSYFAFALQEYSNYANLGWELQNEHSFLPISEKFLNEVALKLGDK; from the coding sequence ATGAAAGCAAATGATAATATAAACATTATTACAAATGTCAAATCAGCTTCTAATGATATGCCTAGAATAAGTGCTGTATTTGACTATATTATAGAAGTAAAGGGAAAATTTAACTATAGACAACAACAAGTTTTCACTTCTAGCAAAAACAAAAATGCAAGACTATTTTTAATTAGTGCTTTTTCTGACACAGCTTATTTATTAAGTAATGAAGAAGGCAGAAAATTAGCTATAAATGACCAAATAGTTTTACTAAATGAAACAAATGAAGTATTTACCTCAAAGGAACACTTTGGCAAAGTTATTGATATTTATGGCAATGCCATTTTGCCAGTTGCACAAGCAATTCAAAAAGATGATTCTGCTGTTTCATCAGAAATCTTTAAACTAGCACATGATTTAATGAAAGTGCAAAGATTAAATGAGCAACTATATACAGGAATTAATGCAATTGATTTATTAATTCCTATTGGCAAAGGTCAAAGAGAATTAATTATTGGTGATAGACAAACAGGTAAAACACATATAGCACTTAATGCAATTATTAACCAAGCTGCTAAGGGAACTAAGTGTATTTATGTAGCAATTGGACAAAAAAGAGAAAGCATTTCTAGAATTTATAATACTTTAAATCAACACAATGCACTAAAAAACACAATTATTATTGATGCTCCTGCTAATAGTGCTTATGAACAATATTTAGCACCTTATGTTGGTATGGCTCATGCTGAAAATATTTCTGCAACTGATGATGCACTAGTTATTTTTGATGACTTAACAAAGCATGCTAATATTTTTAGAGAAATTGCCTTATTAAGCAATAAACCAGTTGGAAAAGAAGCTATGCCTGGCGATATGTTCTTTGCTCACTCACAATTATTAGAAAGAGCAGGTTCATATAAAGGTAAAAAAACTATTACAGCTCTTCCTATTATTCAAACAGTTGATGGTGATATTACTAGCTTAATTGCTTCTAATGTTATTTCGATAACAGACGGGCAAATTGTAACTAGTGCAAAATTATTTGCTAAAGGTATTTTGCCAGCTATTGATATTGATTTTTCAGTTTCAAGAACAGGTTCAAGTGTTCAAGATAGAACAATAGCTAAAGTTGCTGGTGTAATTAATAAAATTTATAGAAAATACAAAAGACATCTTAAGCTTTCAATGCTTGATTACGAATTAAATAAAGAAGTTTCTAACTTAATGTATAAAGGTAAAATGGTTGATAAACTTTTTGCACAAAGAGGTTATTCACTTTATTCATATAATTTTGTACTTATGATGAGCAAAATTATTCAATGATCATTAATTAAAAATGTAAAAGATGAACAAAAAGCATTAATGTTTATTGATGAATTTATCAATAACTATGCTGATGGAAAAAAACAATTCGAAATAATGAAATCAAATACTACCTATGATGATGAAATAATGAAAAGTTACTTTGCATTTGCCTTGCAAGAGTATTCAAATTATGCAAATTTAGGCTGAGAATTACAAAATGAGCACAGTTTCTTGCCTATTTCAGAAAAATTCTTAAATGAAGTTGCACTTAAATTAGGAGATAAATAA
- a CDS encoding MSC_0618 family F1-like ATPase beta subunit: protein MNGRVINILGDVVEVEFSKDNLPLVNHLLTTHNGQTYLLVKSVINETTIKAIIIYSFSSISLSDKVVNTKRSFMVPVGPLAKGNIYSFKGLSLNNPTAPSPEYVEMNSLINNDREINTKFELIETGIKAIDFFIPIVKGFKLGIFGGAGVGKTVLMKEIIFNVNNKNKNTSNIFIGSGERSREGIELYDELVQSNLMQNSTMYISKMNESAGARMSIVPIGITAAEYLRDKQKEDVLLFIDNIYRFVQAENEVSATLGKKPSVGGYQSTLESDVANVQNRLFKNKNGAITSFQTVFLPMDDLSDPSAVAVFNHLDGNLVLSRDQAAKGILPAFDPLASSSNSVDELIIGKKHLDAIIEVKKILKAYKDLEDVILVLGFDELDADSKIIVKKALQLENFFTQNFFMTEHFTKSPGQYVPMNETVESVIRIVNGEYIKQSPEIFTFVGSALNIKTDKELGL, encoded by the coding sequence ATGAATGGAAGAGTTATAAACATACTTGGAGATGTTGTTGAAGTTGAGTTTAGCAAAGACAATTTACCTTTAGTAAATCACTTGCTAACTACACACAATGGCCAAACTTATTTATTAGTTAAGTCAGTTATCAATGAAACAACTATCAAGGCAATAATCATTTATTCATTTAGTTCAATTTCATTAAGCGACAAGGTAGTAAATACAAAGAGAAGTTTTATGGTGCCCGTTGGTCCTTTAGCTAAAGGTAATATCTATAGCTTTAAAGGTCTTTCTTTAAATAATCCTACTGCTCCTAGCCCTGAGTATGTAGAAATGAACTCGTTAATAAATAACGATAGAGAAATAAATACAAAATTCGAATTAATTGAAACCGGAATTAAAGCAATTGATTTTTTCATACCAATAGTAAAAGGCTTTAAATTAGGCATTTTCGGCGGTGCTGGTGTTGGAAAAACTGTTTTAATGAAAGAAATAATTTTCAATGTAAATAATAAAAATAAAAACACTTCAAATATCTTCATAGGTTCTGGAGAACGTTCTAGAGAAGGTATTGAGCTTTATGATGAATTAGTGCAATCAAACTTAATGCAAAATTCAACAATGTACATTTCAAAAATGAACGAATCTGCTGGTGCAAGAATGTCAATTGTACCTATTGGTATAACCGCTGCTGAATATTTAAGAGATAAGCAAAAAGAAGATGTACTGCTTTTTATTGACAACATTTACCGTTTTGTGCAAGCTGAAAACGAAGTTAGTGCTACTTTAGGTAAAAAGCCTTCTGTTGGTGGTTATCAATCAACACTTGAAAGTGATGTAGCTAATGTTCAAAACAGATTGTTTAAAAACAAAAATGGAGCTATAACATCATTTCAAACTGTATTTTTACCAATGGATGATTTAAGCGATCCTTCTGCTGTGGCTGTTTTTAACCATCTTGATGGTAACTTAGTACTTTCGCGTGATCAAGCTGCTAAAGGTATTCTTCCAGCTTTTGATCCTCTTGCTAGCTCATCTAACTCAGTTGATGAATTAATTATTGGTAAGAAACACCTAGATGCAATAATTGAAGTAAAAAAAATATTAAAAGCTTACAAAGATTTAGAAGATGTTATACTAGTTCTCGGTTTTGATGAATTAGACGCTGATAGCAAAATCATTGTTAAAAAAGCTTTACAATTAGAAAACTTTTTTACCCAAAACTTCTTTATGACTGAGCACTTTACAAAATCACCAGGTCAATATGTACCTATGAATGAAACAGTAGAGAGTGTTATAAGAATTGTTAATGGTGAATATATTAAGCAAAGCCCTGAAATATTTACTTTTGTGGGATCAGCATTAAACATTAAAACTGACAAAGAATTAGGACTTTAA
- a CDS encoding MAG2950 family lipoprotein, translating to MKRDKIKKLSILTLSPLSVVSTFAIISASCEPREKIEAAQHIGTESSATLGDKDAENQNITVKNDNTGSKPEGPKNPEKSGKFTTPPLIIETPNIDPNILSESFKDVKDIFDKNSKSATELLNKFFTSKNYDDLYESISLTEQLISKLSDSGKISNDKVKQFLSTLNEIISEQSELLSTLDSNELGTIQGKKDLVTLKSKFEKLSTKDFEKNIKDILDVVSKLVKNVFSSIEYRLNEADKLGEKDLFLANKYYNEINGSNSQALEHLIFLIDKYTKEYEALNGKYQPLRKELEGYNNDWWFSFKSLFRPSLSHRYNQVFYEVSSLVPQINKLVEKIKKLEASKADLTKTPMKKAK from the coding sequence ATGAAAAGAGATAAAATTAAGAAATTATCAATTTTAACCCTTTCACCACTTTCAGTTGTTTCAACATTTGCAATTATTTCTGCTTCTTGTGAACCTAGAGAAAAGATTGAGGCAGCTCAACATATAGGCACAGAAAGTAGTGCTACACTAGGCGATAAAGATGCTGAAAACCAAAATATTACTGTAAAAAACGATAATACTGGCAGTAAGCCAGAAGGCCCAAAAAATCCTGAAAAATCAGGAAAATTTACAACCCCCCCCCTTATTATTGAAACTCCAAATATAGATCCAAACATTTTAAGTGAATCATTTAAGGATGTTAAGGATATTTTTGATAAAAATTCAAAATCAGCAACAGAATTATTAAATAAATTTTTTACTTCTAAAAATTATGATGATCTTTATGAAAGTATATCTCTTACAGAACAATTAATTAGCAAGTTAAGTGATTCTGGTAAAATATCAAATGATAAAGTTAAGCAATTTCTAAGTACTCTTAATGAAATAATAAGCGAACAAAGTGAATTGCTTAGTACGTTAGATAGCAATGAATTAGGCACAATTCAAGGTAAAAAAGATTTAGTTACACTTAAGAGTAAATTCGAAAAGCTGTCAACAAAAGATTTTGAAAAAAATATAAAAGATATTTTAGATGTAGTTTCAAAATTAGTAAAAAATGTGTTTTCATCAATTGAATACAGATTAAATGAAGCTGATAAACTTGGTGAAAAAGACTTATTCCTAGCAAATAAGTATTACAATGAAATAAACGGTTCAAACAGTCAAGCCCTAGAACACCTTATATTCTTAATTGATAAATATACAAAAGAATATGAAGCATTAAATGGAAAATATCAACCATTGCGTAAAGAGTTAGAAGGGTATAATAATGATTGATGATTTTCATTTAAATCATTATTCCGTCCTAGTCTAAGTCATAGATATAATCAAGTGTTTTATGAAGTTAGCTCATTAGTTCCACAAATAAATAAATTGGTTGAAAAAATTAAGAAGCTAGAAGCTTCAAAAGCAGATTTGACCAAAACTCCTATGAAAAAAGCAAAGTAA
- a CDS encoding MAG2960 family serine endopeptidase lipoprotein produces the protein MNKKKLRPFFINLACPLSFSSLLLSSCINQNYANQNPDIVVKLINSNINTADITLSDFEFIFDKSKYALEKPILSVLEDKVIVSVKLLFKDTILYALSKTFSFDLPKPNAAENHEDSDVEHKKPDETNKNNDSDAGKIIIIPGRSNLPIKPINRPETANLSSKHSFAVNYLLSKNPYEIATETNEYKNAFTNISKWLNTADNGNSVNFRYGGVNSNKHLLDKYWEYTKDIGIYGNYGASPEQKVDFYNNTLSSYGMYSQKFLDNFNESDKEKAIKLDVNLNDLVLKNPFGFLPSNLSQLFYYMDYKSAAEVLKINEKITDLKANFDDNKGSIELLITTELNKYIINLSKDNTNNLKADLDFYQYIYARSFSLRIGTVEFRRHPNRLTLDHLATSQTVGTVWVMDRIISPEAEKDDSYELLLATNMHVFSLRNAFDRSLYFDSDQSSNANKWYGGFWDIDNFYDSETNIYRKRQNIYFMAQRAKDDKLSSNTAEISGDQFKETNLLFKAYEQYLTAPYYTPRYYANGIMGYDIAIAPQYFDKYDEVSRIGESKNAGADFVLLRLKIKKANLSKILPELAKVVETEREKDWHIGVGKSGKHHPIKTTLYGGYPAIDDRNFQFKAAKSQGGVINVQNRVINDSSINSLWVKYNEGQNKDFNSINNNWTKYTKSFINKPNTHFEDEHGMPLTTINQHSHMYTKFLNNNKENALEGGSSGSLAIDSSFNLVGINYLHTHDELYNTYSNAISLMEGHSTYSNDFDGNLRNDIKNKLIKDNVYTVKINPKQ, from the coding sequence ATGAATAAAAAGAAACTAAGGCCGTTTTTCATTAATTTAGCTTGTCCATTGTCATTTTCAAGCTTGCTTTTATCATCTTGTATTAATCAGAATTATGCAAATCAAAATCCAGACATAGTTGTTAAATTGATAAACAGCAATATTAATACAGCCGATATTACCCTCAGTGATTTTGAATTTATCTTTGATAAATCAAAATATGCTCTTGAAAAGCCTATATTATCTGTATTAGAAGATAAAGTTATAGTATCAGTAAAGCTTCTATTTAAAGATACTATTTTGTATGCTTTATCAAAGACTTTCAGTTTTGATTTACCTAAACCTAATGCTGCAGAAAATCACGAAGATTCTGATGTTGAACATAAAAAGCCTGATGAAACCAACAAAAATAATGATAGTGACGCTGGTAAAATTATAATAATCCCTGGTAGGTCAAATTTGCCCATTAAGCCTATAAATCGGCCAGAAACTGCTAATTTATCATCCAAACATTCTTTTGCTGTCAACTATTTACTTTCTAAAAATCCATATGAAATAGCTACAGAGACAAATGAATATAAAAATGCTTTTACTAACATTAGCAAGTGATTAAATACTGCTGATAATGGCAATTCTGTAAACTTCCGTTATGGTGGTGTTAATTCAAACAAGCATTTGCTTGATAAATATTGAGAATATACTAAAGACATTGGCATATATGGCAATTATGGAGCTTCTCCTGAACAAAAGGTTGATTTTTATAATAATACTCTTTCATCATATGGTATGTATAGCCAAAAATTTTTAGACAATTTTAATGAATCAGATAAGGAAAAAGCTATTAAGCTAGATGTTAATTTAAATGATTTAGTGCTTAAGAATCCTTTTGGATTTTTACCATCTAATTTAAGCCAGCTGTTTTACTATATGGACTATAAATCAGCCGCAGAAGTATTAAAAATTAATGAAAAAATTACTGATCTTAAAGCCAATTTTGATGATAATAAAGGCTCAATTGAGCTCTTGATTACAACAGAATTGAATAAGTACATTATCAATTTAAGTAAAGATAATACAAATAATTTAAAGGCAGATTTAGACTTTTATCAATACATTTATGCTCGTAGTTTTTCATTAAGAATAGGCACTGTTGAATTTAGAAGACATCCAAATAGATTAACACTTGATCATCTTGCTACTTCTCAAACTGTAGGAACAGTTTGAGTTATGGATAGAATTATAAGTCCGGAAGCTGAAAAGGACGATTCATATGAATTGTTATTAGCTACAAATATGCATGTTTTTAGTCTTAGAAATGCTTTTGATAGATCCTTATATTTTGATTCTGATCAATCGTCCAATGCTAATAAATGATATGGCGGTTTTTGAGACATAGATAATTTTTATGACAGCGAAACTAACATATATAGAAAACGCCAAAACATCTATTTTATGGCACAAAGAGCAAAAGATGATAAGCTTAGTTCAAATACTGCTGAAATAAGCGGAGATCAGTTTAAAGAAACTAATTTACTCTTTAAAGCATATGAGCAATATTTAACTGCTCCTTATTACACACCTAGATATTATGCAAATGGAATAATGGGTTATGATATTGCAATAGCGCCTCAATATTTTGATAAATATGATGAAGTGTCGAGAATTGGTGAGAGTAAAAATGCTGGCGCTGATTTTGTTTTATTACGCTTAAAAATTAAAAAAGCAAACTTATCAAAAATACTTCCTGAATTAGCTAAAGTTGTTGAAACAGAAAGGGAAAAAGACTGACACATTGGAGTAGGTAAAAGTGGTAAACATCATCCAATTAAAACCACTCTATATGGCGGATATCCGGCAATAGATGATAGGAACTTTCAATTCAAGGCTGCAAAATCACAAGGCGGTGTAATTAATGTTCAAAACAGAGTTATTAATGATTCAAGCATAAACAGCTTATGAGTTAAATACAATGAAGGGCAAAATAAGGACTTTAATTCAATTAATAATAATTGAACAAAATATACTAAAAGCTTTATAAATAAGCCTAATACGCATTTTGAGGATGAACATGGAATGCCACTAACAACTATAAATCAGCATTCACACATGTATACTAAATTTTTAAATAATAATAAAGAAAATGCACTTGAAGGTGGCTCATCAGGCTCACTTGCTATTGATTCATCATTTAATTTAGTTGGAATTAATTATCTTCATACGCATGATGAACTTTATAATACATATTCTAATGCTATTTCCTTAATGGAAGGTCATAGCACATATAGCAATGATTTTGATGGAAACTTAAGAAATGATATTAAAAATAAACTAATAAAAGACAATGTTTATACTGTTAAAATTAATCCTAAACAATAG
- a CDS encoding DegV family protein, whose product MSSKKLGFVFDSFTCMSKDFLDKHNYGYAPFITTIDDNSYVDGIELSQKEVIEKIKAGKELKSSMPTIESFTKAIEAKSKECDDVLVLGISSCLSSAYNTAKLIAKDYPNVHVYDNTWGAEQYLVIAEYISKVYEANDGNMDIVFAELDKIQESSLIFVLPPNVDYVIKGGRVSSLRKFLLSAMRLLTLKPYVKFYMKKTTTGGIAKSMKSGIKQIIKKFIDFANISSNKNNANDWLFHIAHGVNDEYNQQVLDAYKAEGLEIASKCYVSSAVAVHTGPEAICFMLMPNLSKWPIK is encoded by the coding sequence ATGAGTAGTAAAAAATTAGGCTTTGTTTTTGATTCATTTACCTGCATGTCTAAAGACTTTTTAGACAAGCACAACTATGGCTATGCCCCATTTATAACCACCATTGATGATAATTCATATGTTGATGGTATTGAGCTAAGTCAAAAAGAAGTAATTGAAAAAATTAAAGCAGGCAAAGAATTAAAATCATCTATGCCAACAATTGAAAGCTTTACTAAAGCAATCGAAGCTAAAAGCAAGGAATGTGATGATGTTTTAGTTTTAGGAATTAGTAGCTGCCTTTCTTCAGCATACAATACAGCTAAACTTATAGCTAAAGACTATCCAAACGTACATGTTTATGATAACACTTGGGGCGCTGAACAATATTTAGTTATTGCTGAATATATTAGTAAAGTTTATGAAGCTAATGATGGAAACATGGATATCGTTTTTGCTGAATTAGACAAAATTCAAGAATCATCACTTATTTTTGTATTGCCACCAAATGTAGATTATGTAATTAAAGGTGGTAGAGTTAGTTCACTTAGAAAATTTTTACTTTCAGCAATGAGACTTTTAACTCTAAAGCCTTATGTTAAGTTCTACATGAAAAAGACAACAACCGGTGGTATTGCTAAAAGTATGAAATCAGGGATTAAGCAAATAATCAAAAAATTTATTGACTTTGCTAACATTTCTTCAAACAAAAATAATGCTAATGACTGGCTTTTCCACATAGCACATGGTGTTAATGATGAATACAATCAACAAGTTTTAGATGCTTACAAAGCTGAAGGCTTAGAGATTGCAAGCAAGTGCTATGTTTCTTCTGCAGTTGCCGTTCACACTGGTCCAGAAGCTATTTGCTTTATGCTTATGCCAAATTTATCGAAATGACCTATAAAATAG